The DNA window ACACCGGAAGCTTCATGTCCCGGGATCTGAGGATAATGTTTACACTTTAAGGTTCCATGTAATACTAAATGTAGATCGGAACCGCAAATGCCGCACGCTTTGATCCTTACCTTAGCTTGTTCCGGTCCGAGATGGGGGATCGGAACCTCTTTGATGATCAAATTTTTTTTTCCGGATTCTAATACTGCGGCTTTCATCAGTCACTCCTCAACGGAAATGAGATTATAAACTGCCAGGAATCGGTCAAGGGATTTGAAGAAGAATTTGAGCCTTCTTCCTATAAGAGCCTGCCCTAAAGGTCAGGCTCTTGAAGCCCGCAATTAAATGCTTATCAATAAATCAAATTTAGAAACGGACTATCAGTTCGGGAGCAAAACAAATACACTGTTCGTTACAGTCTTATCTCGAATTTCGTTCTTGTTAGGTATACTTGGAATTTTTCTATGGTACTAGAATCAGATGACTGCGGAAGACATTTATACACATATCAAAGCCAGCCAGAATGGACAAGACTGGCATCATAAGAATTGTTTCGGTTGTGGACCGGAAAATAAAAGAGGCTTACACGCAAGCTTTCCTTTTCATGAGCCTAGCGGAGAAGTCCGTTTCGCTTGGACAATCGAAAAGGATTTTGAAGGAGCACCAGGTTATGCTCACGGAGGAGCACTCGCGACTCTATTGGATGAGGCACAAGGTGTTTTATGTTTTCATTTAGGTCATTTCGTAATGACCGACCAATTGTATATGCGCTATTATAAGGCATGTCCTTTAGGAGAAGAGTTAGAAGTCCGTTGCTGGGTCACAATGGTAAGACGCAGAAGACTTTACACAAAAGGAACTGTACATTTGAAAAAGACAGGCGAACTTCTCCTTTCCTCTAAGGCTCGTTGGTATGATATGCCTGATCGAGTTTTCTCAAGAATGTTCCAAGGCACCGCATTTCCTGTGGATATCATTCTGAAAGTTCTGGAAGAGAACCAAAAACGAGGAAAAGAAATCAGGAAACGACTCAAAAAAGAGAAATTGAAATCCGAGTAAGTTTATTTTTTGCTCGCATTAATCCGATTCAAGTTCGATCCTATGCTCCGTCAATCTTTGCATATAGGAGTGTAGGATGGAATCTTCTTGGCAGGTCTTTGCGATCGTCTCAGTACTTCTGTTTTTAAAATTACTTTCCACTTCCATCGTTCAGGGTCTGGTCCGGATCAAAACCAAAACATTTCGTTGGAAAGAAGACGCAGAATTTTTTACCAATTCATTTCCGGCCACAGACGATCATACGATAGTCGCCACTGCTAATGGAGTATTCAGGAACGATTTGGAGAATATTCCAATTTTCTTATTCTTGCTGATCGGATATATTCAGACTTATAGCTGGCACGAGGGGACTATAATCTATTCCGGGATATTTATAGTTTCCAGAATACTTCATGCGATTTTTTATTTTCTTCATAAACAACCCTGGAGAAATATCGCATACGATCTTGGAATTTTGAGTATGCTACTACTGTCCGGACATATCATACATTCCGTATTTTTAGCCTGATCACAAGATTCTTTCGTAAAAATAAAAGGATTTGTTCCAAAAGAATCCTGCCAAAAGTCTAAAAACTAAAGTCCAAACCATATCCGGACCTTTCCGGCCGAATCAAAGGAGATTCATTTGATCGAATTATATACCGCAGGGACGCCTAACGGAAAAAAAGCTTCTATTATGTTAGAAGAATTAGGGATCCCTTATACAGTACATCCAATCGACTTCAGCAAATTAGAACAAAAAGAAGAATGGTATCTAAAAATCAATCCGAACGGCAGGATCCCTGCCATTGTAGACAAAGACAATGGGGATTTTCCGGTTTTTGAATCGGGAGCCATTCTGATCTATCTCGCAGAAAAATACGGAAAATTTTTACCTAAGGATCCAAAAGAAAGATCTACTGCAATCCAATGGCTCATGTTCCAAATGGGTGGAGTCGGCCCTATGCAAGGACAGGCAAATCACTTCGTTAAGTTTGCTCCCGAAAGAATTCCTTACGCAATGAACCGTTATATAGATGAAACAAAACGCCTATATTCCGTTTTGGAAAGACGCCTTAAAGAATCAGAATACCTTGCAGGAAGTGAATTGAGTATTGCGGATATCGCCACCTGGCCTTGGGTAAAAGCAAGATCATATATTGATCTTTCACTCGACGATTATCCAAAACTCAAAGCATGGGAAGAAAAATTAGGAGCAAGACCGGCTTTTATCAAAGGAAGTGAAGTCCCTAAAAAGTCTTAATCATAAAGGAGCCGCGTCTTTCATCAGAAATGCGGCTCTTTCTTCATTCCCTCCTTTTTTGTAAGCCTTGGCTAAAGCTAGTTTTCCGGAATGATCGAAAGGTTTTCGAAGTCTGTATCTTTCTCCAAATTCTATCGCTTTTGAAATAGAGCCGTCCTTTCTAAAAAATATGCAGGCAAGTAATAATGCGTCCGTGTCTTCTGGGGAATTTTCTAAATATTCGGAGACTGCATCCGAAGCCCTAGAATAATCTTTTCTTTTATACGCTTGGATGGCATTTCTTCGCAAAGAAGAATCCGAATCTATCGATTCTGAATCGTAAGATACGGACAAAAGACTAAAATCATCCGTCAATTCCCCGAAGGAAATTACTGAATCATAAATTTTTTTCAGACTCCCTTCTCCTTCTCGGACTCGTTTTAGAAATTCGTTCTCATCCTCGTTTATGATCCGAGAACCGTCCGAGTTTTTGCCAATAAGCAAATCATCTCTTCCATCGGAGCCGAAAAATATACTGTCTCCGTTTCTCATTCGAAATACGCCGACTGCAAATTCCGATTCCACATTCTCATATCCTACTTTGAAAATTTGTGTAGGAGGATCTATAAATTCTGCAACCCCATCTCTGTATAAAACAGGCTTAGGGTGTTCAGCAACCACATAGTAAAATACGCCGGTATCTTCTTCTATTAGCCCCATGGATAAAGAAACAGCCATCGTTCCGTCGAAAGATACAAACACCGATTGTAATTCCAGAAAACATCCTTGTAACCATTTTTCAGGAGTTGTATCGGAACTTACCGAATGGACATTTGTCCTAGAGACGACAGACTTGAATACGGTTCCAAGTACGATAGCTCCTCCTGCGCCCTGCATTGATTTACCCATGGCGTCTCCGTTTAGTACTGCGATATATTTTTTATTACGAAGTACTATGTCATAAGAAGCACAGATATCTCCTCCCAATTCACCAGTCCTTTGACGAAATAGGAAAGACTTCTTCTGTTTTTCCATAATCTCTACTTTCACGGAACTTTCTAGATGTCGGTTACCTCCTAAAGGTTTAAGAAGTATAGATGTAAGATAATAATCCCCGTCCTGCTGCTCTTTCAAATCTCTGACAGTATCTAAAGTATTCGAAAGTTCTTCGGTCCTAAGCTGCACCTTCCCTTCCAAATTCCGATTTAAATCCAAAACCTCTGCTTGGAGCCTAACCATTCTATTCGCGAGCACGAATGCCAGAGAAACTATATATAAGAAAAATGTAAAATTAGTGACACTTGGGATATTTAAGATCCCTTGGGAAGCAAACATATCCAGTATTGTACCAAAAACGACTGCGACGAATCCTGCTCCCATATAAACCGCGTCTCGATTTCCTTTTACAATATTGGAAATCTGGATCCAAACTCCCACAAAAACCAAAACGGGAAATATGAAAGGTTGTACGATTTTTTTGTTTGCAAAAGTCCAGATTTCTCCATTGGAAAAAAACCAAAGTAAAGGGATCCAAAAGACAAGCAAAAGAGAGGCGCCTATTCCAACTTTTTCCAGGATTTTACCGAACCTGGACTCTGAACGAGGGAAATACGTTAAGTGAAACAGATAATAAAATACGAATGCCGCGTACATAAAGGAGTATTCGGCTCTTTTTAATATCGAAAGAGGGACGCCTAACTCATATTTGAGTTGGTTCCGGTTAAACAGATAAACTACCAATAATAGTACAAAAACGGAAAAGTAAAGATGTGAGATCCCTTGGGACTTTCTCAAATATAGAAATAGAAAATAAACTGCTACTGTAGCATAAGCAGCAAGGAATAATAGATCCAACATCGACCTTAGATAATATTCCTTTCTGATAATAGAACTAGGACCAATAGAAGTGTGGTCTTTTACAATTCCCAATTCTCCCGAAAAATATCGAGAGATCCTCACAAGAAGAATGTTATCCCCTTTTACTATTTTCCCGGAAGGAATTTCATAAATCCTGACCTTATCGTATGCTTGGGGAGAAAGTTTTTTAGGATCTCCAGTATTTCCGATCAGCACCCCATTCCAATAAACAAGATCCGAATCGGAAATTGCGCCTAACCTAAGAGAATAAGAAAGAGTCGGGACCTTGGGAAATTGGATAACTCTGCCGATCCAAACTTCCTTCTTCCCAACAAAATCAGGAGAAATATTCGAAGGAACGGATATCCTTTTCCATTTAGATTCGGATTGTTTCCACGGAATATCCGTTTTAGAAACTTCCGGGTTTTCTTGGAGAGAAGTCGCAAACCAGATTTTTTCCGTTTCCTTTGCGTCCAAAGAAGTTTGGAAGAAATCGGAGTCGTTTATTCCCTCGTAAGATCCACAACTCCAAAATATACCTAAAAAAAATGCGGTTAGGATTACATAAGACCTAACGTGAAAGAGGTGCATTCATTAATAGACGTTTGGATTTTGAATTCTACTCCCAAAGACAATCCCTAAAGAAAAATTCCAATCAAGGATGTCGATCTATCGCTGCCCCAATCGCTGCAGCAACAAATAAGATCTGCACATAACGGAGACCTATCTGAACAAAATAATCGCTCACACTCATTCCGCTTAAAGGAAGTAAGATCACGAAATCCAAGATCCAATTTTCAATTAGCCAGATCGCACCAATAAAAAGAAAAGTTTTAAACGCAGGCCTTTGAATTCTTTTGGAAAGAAGAAATAGTAAATAAGAGCCTGTTGCAGTTCCTACAAGAAGCATCACTGTTTTGAAAGTGAACATATCCACCAGAAGTTTTCTTTCCGGCGAAAAGAAGCCCATAGCCACTACGAAAGGGACCAACCAAACTAAAAATCCGAAACTAAGTACTCGAACCAAAATGTTTTTCATTCAGGAATCTATATATGTTTTCTTTGAAGAGTAAACCAATCTTTGGTTGGTAAGAAATAAAAAGTTCCCGATTAGGAATCCGTCTAAATCAGGATTTTTTCCGCTAAGGGAAGATGAACCCTGAATGTGGTCCTCCCCGGAACGGAATCGAAATCTATTTTTCCTTGGTGTCTTTCTACTATCTTTCTGCAAATATCCAAACCCAAACCGCTTCCTTCTCCTTTTTCTTTTGTGGTGAAGAATGGTTCGAAAATCCGATCTTGGATCTCCTTTGGAACCCCGGGGCCATCATCAGTGACGGAAACGATCAAGTAATCGTCCTTAATATGAGATTCCAGATCTAATCTGCCTTGGTAAGAAATCGCTTGGAATGCATTATTGATTAGATTTGCCCAAACCTGAGTCAATTGATCCGCCTGTCCTTTTACAAGCGAATTATCCGCAAAATCCCTGCGGATCTCCACTCCTTGTTTTACTTTATTATAATATAGGGTGAGAACAAGATCCATCTGTTCTCTTATATCGATCAGACTAATTCCAGTATGATCCTGATACACATAAGTTTTTAAAGCTCTAATGACCCTGGCAGCTTTTGAGGCGGCTTCTCTGACTACATTACTATATCTTAAAATTCCAGATAAATTATAAGCATTTGCGACTAATGTAGGAAATTTATCTTTATGAATGTCTCTAACTAAATCGGGAATATCCTCTACCCTTATCCCTAATTCAGCCAGGTTTTCCGAGAGGAATTCAGAAGATGGAAATCCAAGATTTTGTAAAGTTTCTCGGATGATCTTTCTATTTTTCCTTTCTTCGGAAGAATCATAGAAATCAGGAAAAATACTTCCTTTCGTGAAGATTTTCTTCCAAGCCTCTCTTTCCTGAATATCCAGGTCTGCAAATTCACAGAGTAATTTCTCCCAATCTTGGCGGAACACACTTTGTATTCCTTCGTTAGAAGAAATAATCGCACCTAAAGGAGTGTTCACCTCATGAGCAATACCGGCGATCAATTGCCCGAGCACAGCCATTTTTTCGGATTGGACTAGCTGTGCCTGCGTAGATTTCAATTCATCCAATGCTAAAAGAAGATCTCTATTCGTATTTTCTAAATAAGTATTTGTTGCTTTTAGCTGTTCTGTTCTAAGAATTACTTTTTGTTCCAGATCCTCGTTTAGTTGTCGGATCTCTTCTTCCGCTTTTTTCCTTTCTGAAATGTCTCTTACGATTGCTTGCAGTAGAGCTTTTCCATTCAGAGTTACGGAAGTTAATGTAACCTCTGCATCAAAATTGGTCCTATCCTTTCTGCAATGTAGCCAATCGAAAGTTTGGGGTTTGCCCGCAAAAGCCGCCTGTATTTTTTGAAATGCTTTTTGAGAAGAAGGAGCACCATCCGGTTGTATCTCAGGAGAAAAATCAACAGGAGAAGCCCCTATTATATCTTCTCTTTTACAACCAAACATCTCTTCCGTTTTAGGGTTACATTCTAAAAAGATCTTATCGTCCATGAGAAAGATTGCCTCTCCCGCGGATTCAAATAATGTCTTAAATTTTACCTCGTGTTCTTCAAGAGCTACTTGGGCGACACGAATGTCAGAAAGTGTCACGGCTAATTTTTCTTCCGTCTTCTTTCTTTCCGTGAGATCTTCGAAAATCAAAGTAACACCGAAAATCCCAAAGTCATCGAAAAGTGGATTCACTCTGATACGGACCTGCAACAAAAGGCCACTTACTGTTGTATTATAAGGACCTTCGTAATCGGAAGCTTCTCCTTGGAGACCTTTGCCGATCAATGTGGAAACTCTTGTATCTTTTAAATTAGAATAAGAAAGCCCGATGATCTTTTCTCTTCCTGCTCTTAGAAAACGTAGAGAAGAATCGTTTGCTTCTATAATTTTTCCCTGCCTATCGAATATCATGAGACCGATAGGTGATTGTTCGAATAGATCTCTATATACGTTTTCGCTCTTAGGTCCGTTCATAAGAATCTGGAAAAAATTCGAAAGCTCGCACAACTCTGTACGAGTGATTTTTCATATCAACCTAATAATTAGGACGAGGCTGGGAGGGTAACGTAGAATGTCGTACCTTCTTCCGAACTTACAAATCGGATGGAGCCCCCATGTTCTTCTGCCACATTTTTGCAAATATCTAGGCCTAGTCCTGTTCCTTCTCCAGGAGACTTAGTAGTGAAGAATGGATCAAAAATCCTATCTTTGATCTCTGAAGGAACTCCAGTACCTGTATCTTGGACTGAAATTTCCCAGTATTCACCTTTTCGTTCCGCATCTACGAATATTCTTCCGGAATAATTCATAGCGTGTAATGCGTTAGTGATGAGATTGGTCCAGATCAAGTATAATCTTTCCGGATCTCCCGATACTCTTGCGGATTCAGGGATATTTATATCCACAATCACCTTGTTTTTCATTTTAGAATAATATAATGTAATAATGTTCTCTATTTGCTCTTTAGGGGAAACGGATTCAGAGTGAGGTTTCCAATCTCCTTCTCCAGATGCATAACTTTTTAATGCTTGGATTACACGAGAGGCTTTGATAGAAGCATCCAAGATCAGTTGGCTGGATCTGGCAATACTAGAAAGAGCAGATGCATTACTTACGATCATCCATCCTCTTTCCCCTTTGGGGATCTTATCCGCCAATTCTGAAACTTGGTCCGGAGAAATCCCTAGATCGGTCAAAGCATCCGCCATTACTAGAGAATTTTCTATGCCGACTTCTTTCAGTATAACTTCCGATTTTTTCCTTTTAGATCTTTCTTCCTTGGAGTCGAAATCAGAATTAACTGCACCCCCCTTTTTGAACAGTATTCCCCAAAATTCTCTCTCTTCTCTATTAAAACTGGAATATTCCTTTAAAAGTTTTTCCCATGGCTCGTTTAGAATAGAACGTATACCTTCGGTGGAAGAGCGAATTGCGCCTAACGGAGTATTTAACTCATGTGCAATCCCTGCGATCAATCTTCCTAATACCGCCATTTTTTCGGATCGAACCAAGTTCTCCTGGGTTTTCTTGAGCTCGTCCATGGCCGTTCTTAGTTTATCGTTAGCAGTCACCAAATAAGTATTAGTAGATCTTAATTCTTCCGTTCTTTCTGCAACTGTGACCTCTAATTCTTTATTCGCATTTCGGATCACAAACTCCGCGGTTGCCAGATCCGCAACGAGCAAGCTTTGCCTAAGACTTGCGATCACTACCATTACTCCTGCAGAAAACCAAATCACTAATCGAATGATCTCGGGAAGGCCAGTGAGAGTTAAGGAAAGAATGATAGCTGCGGAACAAACGATGACTTCCAATAAAGGAAGAATTCTTAAAAGCCCACTTTCTGTTGCAGATTCTCTTTCAATTTCTCCCGAAGAATTTGGAACCCAGGTCAAAGTTCCATATCCTAAAAGCAAGAGGCTTGCGGAAAATCCTGCGTTTGTTAAGGTTCCATCGTCTGGAACAGCAATCAAAAATAAAGAATTCCATTGCAACCAACTGATCCCCATTCCTGCCAGTCCGATTATCAAACATAAAAATGGAAAGTCCGCTTTTAAGCGTAAAGATGGTTTCATCAATACACCTATGCAAGCTGCCGAAAGCATAGATACTGGATAAACCGACAGAGTTAATAACTGGAACCAAGGCCTATCTTCTTTTTTAGAAAGATATAATACTAAGGTAACTGCAAGAACTGCGATCGCAAGTCCTAAGGCGTCCATAAAGGCCACCTTCATTCTATTAGTTGGAACTCTATCTTTTAAGAATCTAGCAAAACCGATGGCAAAGAACGGTCCTAACCATGGATAGAATAGGTCGCTTGGTGCAGGAAAACTATAAAACTTGGAAAGAGCTTGGATATCCCAAACAATCTGGCCAAGAAAATAAGAAAGAAGGCCGAGGAAAAACCAGAACCTGAATCTTTTAGTTTCTCCTTCTGCAGATTTATAGCCGAACCAAGCCGTGATCGTAGCGATTGCGATAGATGAAGTCCAATGGATATTATCGTAAATCCGTAATAATTCCGTTTCATCCGTGAAATATATGAGAACAAATAGTATTAGAACGAATATAGATCCTAATGTTATGGAAAGAAATCCTAAATTTCTATCCTTTGAGGAACGAAATTCTAGTGTGGAAACCAAGGAATTCATGCGGATCAGCGGGGCAAAATCCTACACCTTCAAAAATCGAAGTCCACACTTTTTTATTTCCAAAAGGATGTACCCCGTTGTTGGAGTTCCTACAAACGTATTACGACAAGGTTCTTATCATTAGAACAAGTTTAAATTTAATATAAAGTTCGGGCTCCTTTATCAGGTATATGAGGAAGAAAGTTTAAACTCACAGGAATATATCTACCTCTTACCCAACGAAACATACTCACTGAACTATTCCAAATCCAAGGCATCCAAGTAAAAACATCTTCATCTTGTCGAAGCATCTTCTTCAAGGTTAAAGAAATCGGTGTGCCTGAAGTGAAAATGAATGTCCTTTCCGAATTAGAAGGTTGAAAATAAGTTTCGCAGGCAAGATCCACTCTAGATTGGAAATTTGCGAAAGTTTCTATTCCGGGTGGGGTGAAATCCCCTTTTCTCCAAACGGCCAATATCTCCTCGGTTAATTTGAAAAATAGAGCGGCAGAACGAACTCCACCTTTTAGTCGAACTTTAGAAAATTGTAATAATGATCTTTGGAATTCAGGTCTGGTCCCGGAAAGATGTTCCGCATACTTCTTCCATAACTCGGAGGGGAATTCATTCCAATTTGCATCAAAAGAATGAAAATCGGGTTCCGCTTTTTGATTGGAATGCACCGAACAAATCCCTTTCATAAAAAATTCCGCAGTTTCTTTATGCCTTCTCATTGTCCCGGAGATGATCTTATCCGGAAAATCTCCGTTAGAAGCCATGTACTTTCCAAGGGCAAACGCTTGTTCTTTGCCCTTATCGGTCAATAAATCGTAATCTTCTCCCGTGGAATTCGCCTGCCCGTGGCGAATCAGATATATTACGGACATATTTATGATTCCGTAGTGAATCTAGGATTTACGATCTCTACTTTTTCAATAACGGATTCTTTTATATGTTTCCAGTATTCCGTATCTTCCAAAGATTTTTTTTCCTTCCGGATAATATCTCTCAGTTCTTCATTCCAAGAAGAAGTCAGATTTTTCTTCTCATTCCAAGTTTTAGGAAGTTCGGTTTTCTTTTTGAGCAAGGAAGAAAGTCTGGTAAGTTCTTTGTCTAAAGATTCTTCACCTGAGCGTATTTCTCTGGAGATCACTCCGAGCATATTCCAACTTACTAATGTTTTATATGCGAGAAGGTCCTTATCCCTAAACTCGGGTAGGACCTCTTTCATTAGAAAATCCTGGATTGCTTCCAATAATTCCGTGGCGCTTGGTTTATCCTGCATAATGATTTCCTTATTTTATGGACTCTTCAATGAGTCTCATTGCCTCGTATTCCATCTCACAGGCTCTTCTTCCTATGGATGCGAGTTCTATCCCCTTATCTTTTCCGGAAAGATGACGTTCTGCTTGGCCGATACAACCGATCGCCCAACGAAGATTTCCCATCACTTCCCAATATCTGATCTTAATAGGATCTAGTTTTACACCGGATGCCTTCTCATAGATCTCGTAAAACTCGGAACGATCAGCAAAGCCGCCTGCTTCTTTATTCAGTTTTCCGAATCTCCAATCCCTCATACATAACCAGGTCAGATCTTCGTGACGATCTCCCCAATGTGCAAATTCCCAATCCACAATTCCTTGCAAGCCTTCGGAATTCACCATGAAGTTTCCCGTTCTAAAGTCTCCATGGATCAGAACGACTGCATCACTTTCAGGAGCATTCTTCTCTAACCAATTCAAAATGATTTCCATGGCAGGATATGCTCCATCCATGGATTCCAATTGAGAACGTAATGCTTGGACAGAACCTTGGGCAACAGTTTTGCCGCTTACATGTTGTCCTAGATTCAAAACTTCTTTTAGTTTTTCATCCTTACATTTTTCAGGAGTAACTGAATGGATACTCGCAAGATTTTCCGCTAACTCTTGGGTGATTTGTTTACGAACCTTATTTAAACTTGGATCTTTTACTACAAATCGTCCTGTAGCCTTACCTTGGATCCTTTTCATAAAGTAGAATGGATTTCCAGTGACCGAGTTATCAGACTCTAACCAAAACGGTTCAGGAGTTTTAACTCCGGCTTCAAATGCCATTCTGCAAACCTTAAACTCGTTGATTCGAGACAAAGAAGCGAGCAAAGAAGCTCCCTTATCCGTTCTATATACGGTTTGGTATTGTCCTGATTCAGGACCACCATTGACTTTAATGTCTGCGGAAAAATTTTCCTGGCAGGCTCCTCCCGAAAGAGAAACCATATTAGCGATTTCTACTGTTCCTTGAAGCCTTTTTCCTAAATATGATTCCAGCCTTTCCTTCAATTCGGAATCTTTCACGATCAGAAGCTCTCCTTTCCGGATATTAAATTCCTGCCGATCACCATCTTATGAGTTTCAGTAGGACCGTCTGCGATCCTAGCGGCCCTCGCATCTCTATAAAATAATTCTAATTTAAGATAACGACTAAAACCGTGAGACCCACAGATCTGAATTGCCCTATCTATACATTTATTCAATGTTTCACTTACCTGCCACTTGGCTAAAGAGACAGCCTGTCTTGCATCTCCACCTTTACGTAGAATGTCTGCAGCCTTTAATGTAAGTAAAAAACCTGATTCTATTTCCAATGAAGATTCCGCAAACATCCATTGGATACCTTGGTGATCCGATAATTTTCCACCGAATAATTCTCTTTTGATCGCGTATTCTCTTGCGATCTCCATGGATCTTCTGGCAAGTCCGATCCATCTCATACAATGTGTAAGCCTTGCAGGTCCTAACCGTTCTTGGGAAAGTCTAAAACCTTCTCCAATTTTTCCGAGTACTTGGGACTCATGTACTTTTACATTTTCGAATTTTAGTTCGCAATGCCCGCCTGGGCCATGTGAACCTAAAACTCCGATCTCCTGTACCATTGTGTATCCAGGCGCGTCGGTAGGAACTAAGAACATAGAAGTTCTTCTGAAACTATCATTCACCTTTGACATCACGATCAAGAAAGAAGCACCATTCGCACCGGTGCAGTACCATTTATGACCGTTTAGAATATAATGATCCCCGTCCTTCTCTGCGTTAGTCGAAAGAGTCGTAGGATCCGAACCGGCACCCGGAGGAGGTTCGGTCATTGCAAACCCTGAGCGGATCTTTCCTTCCACAAGAGGATGATAATACTTCTTCTTTTGTTCTTCATTTGCAGCTAAATGAAGAAGATGCATATTTCCTTCATCAGGAGCATCACAATTACATAAATAAGGAGCAATAGGAGAACGGCCCAACTCGCTGAATACAAGTGCTGTACCAACTAAGTCCAGACCTAAACCACCTTCCGATTTAGGAAGATGAGCGGTCCATAACCCTCTTTTTTTAGCTTCTTCTCTTAACTTCTGAACGATCGCCTCAGGCATTCTACCATGATCGTAATCGTAATGATCTTCCGCAGGGATGGCAATTTCGTCTACGAATGCTTTTGCTTTTGCCCTGATTCCATCTAGTTCCTTAGGTATGGATAAAT is part of the Leptospira andrefontaineae genome and encodes:
- a CDS encoding sensor histidine kinase, with translation MNSLVSTLEFRSSKDRNLGFLSITLGSIFVLILFVLIYFTDETELLRIYDNIHWTSSIAIATITAWFGYKSAEGETKRFRFWFFLGLLSYFLGQIVWDIQALSKFYSFPAPSDLFYPWLGPFFAIGFARFLKDRVPTNRMKVAFMDALGLAIAVLAVTLVLYLSKKEDRPWFQLLTLSVYPVSMLSAACIGVLMKPSLRLKADFPFLCLIIGLAGMGISWLQWNSLFLIAVPDDGTLTNAGFSASLLLLGYGTLTWVPNSSGEIERESATESGLLRILPLLEVIVCSAAIILSLTLTGLPEIIRLVIWFSAGVMVVIASLRQSLLVADLATAEFVIRNANKELEVTVAERTEELRSTNTYLVTANDKLRTAMDELKKTQENLVRSEKMAVLGRLIAGIAHELNTPLGAIRSSTEGIRSILNEPWEKLLKEYSSFNREEREFWGILFKKGGAVNSDFDSKEERSKRKKSEVILKEVGIENSLVMADALTDLGISPDQVSELADKIPKGERGWMIVSNASALSSIARSSQLILDASIKASRVIQALKSYASGEGDWKPHSESVSPKEQIENIITLYYSKMKNKVIVDINIPESARVSGDPERLYLIWTNLITNALHAMNYSGRIFVDAERKGEYWEISVQDTGTGVPSEIKDRIFDPFFTTKSPGEGTGLGLDICKNVAEEHGGSIRFVSSEEGTTFYVTLPASS
- a CDS encoding glutathione S-transferase family protein, whose translation is MIELYTAGTPNGKKASIMLEELGIPYTVHPIDFSKLEQKEEWYLKINPNGRIPAIVDKDNGDFPVFESGAILIYLAEKYGKFLPKDPKERSTAIQWLMFQMGGVGPMQGQANHFVKFAPERIPYAMNRYIDETKRLYSVLERRLKESEYLAGSELSIADIATWPWVKARSYIDLSLDDYPKLKAWEEKLGARPAFIKGSEVPKKS
- a CDS encoding PAS domain-containing sensor histidine kinase — its product is MNGPKSENVYRDLFEQSPIGLMIFDRQGKIIEANDSSLRFLRAGREKIIGLSYSNLKDTRVSTLIGKGLQGEASDYEGPYNTTVSGLLLQVRIRVNPLFDDFGIFGVTLIFEDLTERKKTEEKLAVTLSDIRVAQVALEEHEVKFKTLFESAGEAIFLMDDKIFLECNPKTEEMFGCKREDIIGASPVDFSPEIQPDGAPSSQKAFQKIQAAFAGKPQTFDWLHCRKDRTNFDAEVTLTSVTLNGKALLQAIVRDISERKKAEEEIRQLNEDLEQKVILRTEQLKATNTYLENTNRDLLLALDELKSTQAQLVQSEKMAVLGQLIAGIAHEVNTPLGAIISSNEGIQSVFRQDWEKLLCEFADLDIQEREAWKKIFTKGSIFPDFYDSSEERKNRKIIRETLQNLGFPSSEFLSENLAELGIRVEDIPDLVRDIHKDKFPTLVANAYNLSGILRYSNVVREAASKAARVIRALKTYVYQDHTGISLIDIREQMDLVLTLYYNKVKQGVEIRRDFADNSLVKGQADQLTQVWANLINNAFQAISYQGRLDLESHIKDDYLIVSVTDDGPGVPKEIQDRIFEPFFTTKEKGEGSGLGLDICRKIVERHQGKIDFDSVPGRTTFRVHLPLAEKILI
- a CDS encoding MAPEG family protein, yielding MESSWQVFAIVSVLLFLKLLSTSIVQGLVRIKTKTFRWKEDAEFFTNSFPATDDHTIVATANGVFRNDLENIPIFLFLLIGYIQTYSWHEGTIIYSGIFIVSRILHAIFYFLHKQPWRNIAYDLGILSMLLLSGHIIHSVFLA
- a CDS encoding SpoIIE family protein phosphatase, which encodes MHLFHVRSYVILTAFFLGIFWSCGSYEGINDSDFFQTSLDAKETEKIWFATSLQENPEVSKTDIPWKQSESKWKRISVPSNISPDFVGKKEVWIGRVIQFPKVPTLSYSLRLGAISDSDLVYWNGVLIGNTGDPKKLSPQAYDKVRIYEIPSGKIVKGDNILLVRISRYFSGELGIVKDHTSIGPSSIIRKEYYLRSMLDLLFLAAYATVAVYFLFLYLRKSQGISHLYFSVFVLLLVVYLFNRNQLKYELGVPLSILKRAEYSFMYAAFVFYYLFHLTYFPRSESRFGKILEKVGIGASLLLVFWIPLLWFFSNGEIWTFANKKIVQPFIFPVLVFVGVWIQISNIVKGNRDAVYMGAGFVAVVFGTILDMFASQGILNIPSVTNFTFFLYIVSLAFVLANRMVRLQAEVLDLNRNLEGKVQLRTEELSNTLDTVRDLKEQQDGDYYLTSILLKPLGGNRHLESSVKVEIMEKQKKSFLFRQRTGELGGDICASYDIVLRNKKYIAVLNGDAMGKSMQGAGGAIVLGTVFKSVVSRTNVHSVSSDTTPEKWLQGCFLELQSVFVSFDGTMAVSLSMGLIEEDTGVFYYVVAEHPKPVLYRDGVAEFIDPPTQIFKVGYENVESEFAVGVFRMRNGDSIFFGSDGRDDLLIGKNSDGSRIINEDENEFLKRVREGEGSLKKIYDSVISFGELTDDFSLLSVSYDSESIDSDSSLRRNAIQAYKRKDYSRASDAVSEYLENSPEDTDALLLACIFFRKDGSISKAIEFGERYRLRKPFDHSGKLALAKAYKKGGNEERAAFLMKDAAPL
- a CDS encoding PaaI family thioesterase, with the translated sequence MTAEDIYTHIKASQNGQDWHHKNCFGCGPENKRGLHASFPFHEPSGEVRFAWTIEKDFEGAPGYAHGGALATLLDEAQGVLCFHLGHFVMTDQLYMRYYKACPLGEELEVRCWVTMVRRRRLYTKGTVHLKKTGELLLSSKARWYDMPDRVFSRMFQGTAFPVDIILKVLEENQKRGKEIRKRLKKEKLKSE